The following are from one region of the Pseudodesulfovibrio piezophilus C1TLV30 genome:
- a CDS encoding UDP-glucose dehydrogenase family protein: MNVCIVGTGYVGLVSAACFAEMGNNIICVDVNPKVVETLEAGKVHIFEPGLEELVKRNTQEGRLHFTTDLKDGLEQSQVVFITVGTPCGADGRCDLKYVDAVAREVGQSMKSPKIVVDKSTVPVGTADHVREIIAGELAKRGEDISFDVVSNPEFLKEGDAVNDFMKPDRVIVGTEDEESAKVLRALYSPFARSREKLIVMGVRSAEMTKYAANCMLATKISFINEVANICERVGANVTEVRAGIGSDSRIGYSFIYPGVGYGGSCFPKDVKALIGTANDHGYNARLIRSVDEVNDDQKHILADKVKAYFEPQGGVQGRTLALWGIAFKANTDDIREASATEVIKDLTALGMKVKAYDPVANERAREEIGHIEGLEILESQYDVLQGADALAVVTDWNQFRNPDLDRIKALLNAPIVFDGRNLYLPERMGQAGFAYFSIGRPPVK; encoded by the coding sequence ATGAACGTATGCATTGTCGGAACTGGTTATGTGGGCCTCGTCTCCGCTGCCTGTTTTGCAGAAATGGGCAATAATATCATTTGTGTGGATGTTAATCCAAAAGTTGTGGAAACCCTGGAAGCGGGGAAAGTTCACATTTTTGAACCTGGTCTGGAAGAACTTGTCAAACGGAATACTCAGGAAGGGCGTCTTCACTTTACGACAGATCTTAAGGATGGCCTTGAGCAGTCACAGGTTGTTTTTATCACGGTCGGCACCCCTTGCGGGGCGGATGGGCGTTGCGATCTCAAATATGTTGATGCTGTCGCGCGCGAAGTTGGACAGAGTATGAAGTCGCCGAAAATTGTGGTGGACAAGTCGACCGTTCCTGTTGGAACTGCAGATCATGTACGAGAAATCATTGCAGGAGAACTCGCCAAACGAGGAGAAGACATCAGTTTTGATGTTGTTTCCAACCCTGAATTCCTAAAAGAGGGCGATGCGGTCAATGACTTTATGAAACCGGACAGGGTCATTGTTGGTACTGAAGATGAAGAGTCGGCCAAAGTCTTACGTGCTTTATATTCGCCATTCGCCCGTAGCAGGGAAAAGCTTATAGTCATGGGCGTGCGTTCTGCCGAGATGACCAAGTATGCAGCAAACTGCATGCTCGCTACCAAGATTTCGTTCATCAATGAGGTTGCCAATATTTGTGAGCGCGTTGGAGCAAACGTGACTGAAGTTCGCGCAGGTATTGGATCGGATAGCCGGATCGGTTACAGTTTTATCTACCCCGGTGTGGGGTATGGTGGCTCATGCTTCCCAAAAGATGTCAAAGCACTGATAGGGACTGCAAATGACCACGGTTACAATGCTCGGCTTATTCGTTCTGTAGACGAAGTGAATGATGATCAGAAACATATCCTTGCTGACAAAGTGAAGGCCTACTTTGAACCACAGGGAGGTGTGCAAGGACGCACATTGGCTCTTTGGGGTATCGCCTTCAAGGCTAATACGGATGATATCCGTGAAGCCTCTGCAACGGAAGTGATAAAAGATTTGACCGCATTGGGCATGAAAGTAAAGGCTTATGACCCTGTTGCAAATGAACGGGCTCGTGAAGAAATAGGACACATAGAAGGGCTTGAAATTCTCGAAAGTCAGTATGACGTTTTGCAGGGAGCCGATGCCCTTGCTGTTGTCACAGACTGGAATCAATTTCGCAATCCGGACCTTGATCGAATCAAGGCTTTGCTCAACGCTCCTATCGTTTTTGATGGACGAAATCTCTACCTTCCAGAACGCATGGGGCAGGCTGGATTCGCCTACTTCAGTATCGGTCGTCCACCTGTCAAATAA
- a CDS encoding pyridoxine 5'-phosphate synthase, whose amino-acid sequence MPVLAVNVDHVATLRQARMGIEPEPVSAAYIAEIAGATGIITHLREDRRHIQDRDVELIKQTCNTRLHLEMAATQEMQTIALDIHPEFVCLVPEKREELTTEGGLNCIGREKYLQEYLLPLHEKEIRSSLFIDAEPKQIEAAKTIGTEYIELHTGHYADAKSIIERQKEFDKLIQGIKLAQNIGLKVNLGHGLNYRNILPFKAISGIMEYSIGHAIMARAIYVGLDRAVRDMAELIRTFVV is encoded by the coding sequence ATGCCGGTACTTGCCGTAAATGTCGATCATGTCGCCACACTCAGACAAGCGAGAATGGGAATTGAACCAGAACCTGTCTCTGCTGCATACATTGCAGAGATTGCAGGTGCCACAGGCATAATAACACACCTAAGAGAAGATCGAAGACACATTCAAGATAGAGATGTGGAGTTGATTAAGCAAACATGCAATACTCGTCTGCACCTGGAAATGGCGGCGACTCAAGAGATGCAAACAATCGCCTTGGATATTCATCCTGAGTTTGTCTGTTTGGTTCCTGAGAAACGGGAAGAATTAACAACCGAAGGTGGCCTGAATTGTATAGGACGTGAAAAGTATCTTCAAGAGTACCTCCTCCCTCTTCATGAGAAAGAAATTCGCTCCAGCTTATTCATCGATGCCGAGCCAAAGCAGATTGAAGCAGCTAAAACTATCGGGACCGAATATATTGAGTTGCATACGGGTCACTATGCGGATGCTAAATCAATCATCGAACGCCAAAAAGAATTTGACAAGCTTATCCAGGGAATCAAACTTGCTCAAAATATTGGACTTAAGGTCAATCTTGGACATGGCCTCAATTATCGCAATATTTTACCATTCAAGGCCATTTCTGGGATTATGGAATACTCCATAGGTCATGCGATCATGGCTCGGGCAATATATGTGGGATTGGATCGTGCTGTCCGAGATATGGCAGAACTCATTCGAACCTTTGTTGTCTAG
- a CDS encoding holo-[acyl-carrier-protein] synthase — MIKGLGLDLCEINRIQQNWERFKSRFIQKILTEKEIEQLPQNPVPRLAALFAGKEAAVKALGTGFSGGIHFHCIEILHTSSGKPEIFFLGKGLKKFAEIGATSAHITLTHSRDTAAATVVLEG; from the coding sequence ATGATCAAGGGATTGGGGCTCGACCTATGTGAAATAAATCGTATTCAGCAGAATTGGGAACGATTCAAAAGCAGGTTTATTCAAAAAATTCTGACAGAAAAAGAAATTGAGCAACTTCCTCAAAATCCCGTTCCTCGATTGGCGGCACTCTTTGCTGGTAAGGAAGCGGCAGTAAAAGCTCTTGGCACTGGATTTTCCGGTGGGATACATTTTCATTGTATTGAAATCCTCCATACTTCAAGTGGGAAACCTGAAATTTTCTTTCTCGGAAAAGGTCTTAAAAAATTCGCTGAAATTGGAGCAACATCCGCTCATATTACGCTCACTCATTCTCGAGACACAGCGGCAGCCACCGTAGTACTGGAAGGCTAG
- a CDS encoding bifunctional ADP-dependent NAD(P)H-hydrate dehydratase/NAD(P)H-hydrate epimerase: MLQPLPTPDEIAVWEKETISTIGIPGLTLMESASRQVVSILLEEYGQIDGANIFCFAGAGNNAGDTFAIARQLQDLGGNVIVFHSKNKKQYRGDTRKNLIWAHKLDVPFRHIGSSDLSRFGHPDIVIDGLLGTGFQGPLRKDFLELVQFINIQSQHAYILSVDLPSGLNGLTGLPDPEAVRATCTVTFEAPKLGLVFPEAQKYTGKIHVCGIGIPKSIQRLSPPRHYLISHEAMDNIPKSSPDIHKGKAGRILIIGGSLGLTGAPHLAAMGALRSGAGLVTIACPGGLMSEIKAGSPDIMIFPLGKGEHWTPGMAETLLENLSDYDAVVVGPGLGRAPKTVDFLKGFIAQCTAQTVLDADALFGISHFPEMLKDLTDSMILTPHPGEMATLMHTSIQHIQKDRLACSRQFVDRSNATLVLKGAGTLISNTTMTCLSPFAEPNLAVGGSGDVLSGIIASLVARDLNPFTAACTAVYWHGFTGRLLKNEFPARGNLATDIANRLPQAVKQHTKEFSSC, from the coding sequence ATGTTACAGCCCCTACCGACCCCAGATGAAATAGCAGTCTGGGAGAAAGAAACCATCTCTACAATTGGTATCCCAGGGCTCACTCTCATGGAATCTGCCAGCCGCCAGGTGGTCAGTATTCTTCTGGAAGAATACGGGCAGATTGATGGTGCCAATATATTCTGCTTTGCAGGAGCTGGGAACAATGCCGGTGATACGTTTGCTATTGCCAGACAGCTTCAGGATTTGGGAGGCAATGTTATTGTTTTCCATTCAAAAAACAAAAAGCAATACCGAGGAGATACTCGAAAAAACCTTATATGGGCACACAAGTTAGATGTGCCCTTTCGGCACATCGGGTCATCTGATTTATCTCGATTCGGTCATCCTGATATTGTTATTGACGGTCTGCTCGGAACAGGGTTTCAAGGCCCACTGCGGAAAGATTTTTTAGAATTGGTACAATTTATCAATATACAATCCCAACATGCCTATATCCTTTCAGTTGATCTTCCTTCCGGACTTAATGGTCTTACTGGACTCCCTGATCCCGAAGCAGTTCGGGCAACGTGTACAGTGACGTTTGAAGCTCCGAAGCTTGGGCTTGTTTTTCCTGAAGCCCAAAAGTACACAGGAAAAATTCACGTCTGTGGGATTGGTATACCCAAAAGTATCCAACGCCTTTCTCCCCCTCGCCATTATCTCATTTCTCATGAGGCCATGGACAATATCCCGAAATCTTCTCCTGATATTCACAAAGGAAAAGCCGGACGCATACTCATAATCGGAGGCTCTCTGGGACTGACAGGAGCTCCCCATCTGGCTGCCATGGGAGCTCTGAGAAGTGGCGCTGGATTAGTGACAATAGCCTGCCCTGGCGGTCTTATGAGCGAAATTAAGGCAGGCTCCCCGGACATAATGATATTTCCGCTTGGAAAGGGGGAGCATTGGACACCTGGCATGGCGGAGACACTTCTTGAAAATCTTTCCGATTATGATGCTGTGGTTGTCGGCCCTGGTCTTGGACGTGCTCCCAAAACAGTTGATTTTCTCAAAGGTTTTATTGCACAGTGCACGGCGCAGACTGTTTTGGATGCAGATGCCCTCTTTGGTATATCGCATTTTCCTGAAATGCTGAAAGACCTGACAGATTCGATGATCCTGACTCCACACCCTGGAGAAATGGCGACATTAATGCATACATCCATTCAGCATATACAAAAGGATCGATTGGCCTGTTCTCGGCAATTTGTTGATCGATCGAACGCTACTCTCGTGCTAAAAGGGGCAGGTACTTTGATTTCGAATACAACAATGACCTGTTTGAGTCCTTTTGCAGAACCAAACTTGGCGGTTGGAGGCTCAGGGGATGTTTTATCAGGAATCATCGCCTCTTTGGTGGCTCGCGATCTCAATCCTTTCACTGCGGCTTGCACTGCTGTGTATTGGCATGGTTTTACAGGACGATTGCTCAAAAACGAATTTCCCGCCAGAGGCAATCTGGCAACAGACATAGCAAATAGGCTGCCTCAGGCAGTAAAACAGCATACCAAGGAGTTTTCATCGTGCTGA
- a CDS encoding CBS domain-containing protein produces MLKAKDIMTTECITLTPDTDVATAARTLIENKINGAPVIDNGQVVGVLCQADLVAQQKKVTLPSFFTLLDGVFPLSSHEELEREMKKISALTVGEAMTPAPIFISPETKMEDIATMMANEKLYTLPVLDDDKLVGVVGKEDVLKTLLQG; encoded by the coding sequence GTGCTGAAGGCCAAAGATATAATGACCACAGAATGTATTACTCTGACACCTGATACGGATGTGGCGACTGCAGCCAGGACGTTGATTGAAAACAAGATCAATGGAGCCCCTGTGATTGACAACGGACAAGTTGTTGGTGTTCTCTGTCAGGCCGACCTCGTCGCTCAACAGAAAAAGGTGACACTTCCTTCTTTCTTCACTCTTTTGGATGGAGTTTTTCCTCTTTCTTCACATGAGGAATTAGAGAGAGAAATGAAGAAGATCTCTGCTCTTACTGTTGGAGAAGCAATGACTCCCGCTCCAATTTTTATTTCTCCTGAAACAAAAATGGAAGATATCGCAACCATGATGGCCAATGAGAAACTGTACACTCTCCCGGTGTTGGATGACGATAAGCTTGTTGGCGTCGTAGGAAAGGAAGATGTTTTAAAGACTCTTTTACAAGGGTAG
- the tsaE gene encoding tRNA (adenosine(37)-N6)-threonylcarbamoyltransferase complex ATPase subunit type 1 TsaE — protein sequence MKLHLQDTQATLAFGVSLGKVVSKVNPFPAILLQGNLGSGKTTLVRGLVESLHGAELAEVSSPSFNIVNLYPTEPPVAHFDLYRLEGLPPDEALFEYMDDPGILTIIEWAQFLAPSLWPDNSIFLEWSPAETGRNVTVHATGKSSQEVVTSLSNEFKLK from the coding sequence GTGAAGCTCCATCTTCAAGATACGCAAGCAACCCTTGCATTTGGTGTCAGTCTTGGAAAGGTCGTCAGCAAGGTAAACCCTTTCCCTGCAATACTTTTGCAGGGAAACCTTGGTTCTGGAAAGACCACACTTGTTCGAGGGTTAGTCGAATCATTGCATGGGGCCGAGTTGGCAGAAGTTTCAAGTCCAAGCTTCAATATTGTTAACCTCTACCCAACCGAACCACCAGTTGCTCATTTTGATCTCTATCGTCTGGAAGGTCTTCCTCCTGATGAAGCTCTTTTTGAGTATATGGATGATCCAGGTATACTGACTATCATTGAATGGGCTCAGTTTCTGGCCCCATCATTATGGCCGGATAACTCTATTTTTCTTGAATGGAGCCCCGCAGAGACTGGACGAAATGTCACAGTTCATGCCACTGGAAAGTCGTCACAGGAGGTAGTCACCTCTTTGTCGAATGAATTTAAACTCAAGTAA
- a CDS encoding aspartate kinase: protein MNIVVQKFGGTSVRNLECQRQVMQKVLRPYREGNKVIVVLSAMAGETNRLLGLAKEWSDNPDPAELDSMVSTGEQVSCALFAMLLKQQGVKARSVLGFQAPVETDCAFGKARIVNIDEKKLECLLNEHDVLVVAGFQGCDEQLRITTLGRGGSDTSAVALAAAIKADVCEIYTDVPGVFTTDPNMCSDARKIDRIAYDEMLEMASMGAKVLQIRSVEFAKKYNVTVHVRSTFSDELGTIVTQEDESMESVLVSGIAYDKDQARITLVSVTDTPGVSAQIFSPLADKRILVDMIVQNPSKDGKTDMTFTVPRADVDQTIRTLEELKYEIGFEELNSNLNVSKVSIIGVGMRNHSGVAARAFQSLADENINILMISTSEIKVTCLIDDKYTELAVRTLHNAFHLDGGEPLETL from the coding sequence ATGAACATCGTCGTACAAAAATTCGGTGGAACCTCAGTTCGCAACCTTGAATGTCAACGCCAAGTGATGCAAAAGGTCCTGCGTCCTTATCGTGAGGGGAATAAAGTCATTGTTGTTCTTTCTGCTATGGCGGGAGAAACAAACAGACTTCTTGGATTAGCAAAAGAATGGTCAGATAATCCTGACCCCGCAGAATTGGACTCCATGGTCTCCACAGGTGAACAGGTATCCTGTGCTCTTTTTGCAATGCTTCTGAAGCAACAAGGAGTTAAAGCTCGTTCTGTTTTGGGGTTTCAGGCTCCCGTAGAAACGGACTGTGCTTTCGGTAAAGCTCGCATCGTCAATATTGATGAAAAAAAATTGGAATGTCTGCTAAATGAGCATGATGTTTTAGTCGTTGCCGGATTTCAAGGGTGTGATGAGCAGCTTAGAATTACCACACTTGGTCGTGGTGGGTCAGACACCTCTGCTGTTGCCCTCGCTGCGGCCATAAAAGCTGATGTCTGTGAAATTTATACCGATGTTCCTGGTGTTTTCACAACTGATCCGAATATGTGCTCTGACGCTCGCAAGATTGACCGAATTGCTTATGATGAAATGTTGGAAATGGCGAGTATGGGAGCGAAAGTACTTCAGATACGTTCTGTTGAATTTGCCAAAAAATATAATGTAACCGTTCATGTCCGCTCAACTTTTTCAGATGAACTGGGCACTATAGTCACGCAGGAGGACGAAAGTATGGAATCCGTTCTTGTTTCAGGAATTGCATACGACAAGGATCAGGCCAGAATTACGCTTGTCAGCGTAACGGATACACCTGGGGTTTCCGCTCAGATTTTTTCACCGTTGGCCGATAAAAGAATTCTTGTCGATATGATCGTTCAGAATCCGAGCAAAGACGGTAAAACAGATATGACCTTTACGGTCCCTCGAGCTGATGTCGATCAAACAATCAGAACTCTTGAAGAACTTAAATATGAAATAGGTTTTGAAGAGCTCAACAGCAATCTCAATGTCTCGAAAGTCTCGATTATTGGCGTCGGCATGCGTAACCACTCAGGAGTCGCTGCACGCGCATTCCAATCGCTTGCCGATGAGAATATCAATATCCTCATGATCAGCACATCTGAAATCAAGGTGACATGTCTGATCGATGACAAATACACGGAATTAGCAGTCAGGACACTGCATAATGCCTTTCATTTAGATGGAGGCGAACCACTTGAGACATTATGA
- the cimA gene encoding citramalate synthase: MKKITIYDTTLRDGAQAEELNLTTEDKIRIAHKLDELGIHYIEAGWPGSNPTDKKFFDEIKKHTFEFARLTAFGSTHLAKKTPAQDANLNALLAAETSVITIFGKSWDLHATTALGIPLERNLELISNSIDYLCQRVDEVIFDAEHFFDGYKNNPEYALKALKAAYQAGASRLILCDTNGGTLTHEVAATISAVRKALPNASLGIHAHNDSEMAVANSIEAVRLGACQVQGTINGYGERCGNANLCSVIPNLELKMGLETIGQGNLERLTSTSHYISEIANLRPFMRQPFVGASAFAHKGGIHVSAILKDAKTYEHIIPETVGNEQRVLLSDQAGKSNILFKARELGYELGKNDPTVDLLLRELKQKESMGYEYSVADASFELVLLEALGTPLNYFRFQNFFVVDAKREEDAEPFTEATVIVDVKGQVEHTAATGMGPVNALDRALRKGLERFYPKLSEVKLLDFKVRVLSGAVRDTGGTASFVRVLIETGDKHERWTTMGVSHNIIEASWQAVVDSVNYKLFKDDLRDTL, translated from the coding sequence ATGAAAAAAATAACGATATACGATACCACACTGCGTGATGGAGCCCAAGCTGAAGAACTGAACCTGACCACCGAAGACAAGATACGCATTGCGCATAAGTTAGATGAGCTTGGTATTCATTATATTGAAGCAGGTTGGCCCGGTTCCAATCCTACCGACAAAAAATTCTTTGACGAGATAAAGAAGCATACTTTTGAATTTGCGCGGCTTACTGCTTTTGGTTCCACTCATCTTGCAAAAAAAACACCTGCTCAAGATGCGAATTTGAATGCTCTTCTTGCGGCGGAAACTTCAGTTATTACCATCTTTGGAAAGAGTTGGGATCTCCATGCAACGACTGCACTTGGCATTCCTCTTGAGAGAAATCTTGAACTGATTTCGAATAGTATTGATTATTTATGTCAACGTGTTGATGAAGTTATATTTGATGCAGAACATTTTTTTGATGGGTACAAAAACAATCCTGAATATGCGCTGAAAGCACTGAAGGCTGCCTATCAGGCCGGTGCCTCAAGACTCATTTTATGTGATACGAACGGCGGCACTCTGACACATGAGGTCGCGGCAACCATATCCGCTGTGCGAAAGGCGCTCCCCAATGCGAGTCTGGGAATTCATGCGCACAATGATTCAGAAATGGCGGTCGCCAATTCTATTGAAGCCGTCCGGCTCGGTGCATGCCAGGTTCAAGGAACAATCAATGGATACGGAGAACGGTGTGGAAATGCCAATTTATGTTCTGTCATCCCGAATCTCGAACTTAAAATGGGCCTTGAAACAATTGGGCAAGGCAATCTAGAGCGTCTTACAAGCACATCTCACTATATTAGTGAAATTGCTAACTTACGTCCATTTATGCGACAACCTTTTGTTGGGGCATCCGCCTTTGCTCATAAGGGTGGGATTCATGTCTCCGCAATTCTCAAAGATGCCAAAACTTACGAACACATCATTCCTGAAACAGTTGGAAATGAACAACGAGTATTGCTTTCTGACCAAGCCGGTAAAAGTAATATTTTATTTAAAGCAAGAGAATTGGGGTATGAGCTTGGTAAAAATGATCCAACCGTGGACCTCCTTCTTAGAGAACTAAAGCAAAAAGAAAGCATGGGGTATGAATATTCTGTGGCAGATGCTTCCTTCGAATTGGTTTTGTTGGAAGCGCTTGGAACGCCTCTCAATTACTTTAGATTTCAGAATTTCTTCGTTGTTGATGCAAAAAGGGAAGAGGATGCAGAACCTTTTACCGAGGCAACTGTCATCGTCGACGTGAAAGGTCAGGTTGAGCATACAGCAGCAACTGGTATGGGCCCTGTCAATGCGTTAGACCGTGCACTCCGGAAAGGTTTGGAACGATTTTATCCGAAACTTAGTGAAGTCAAATTGCTGGACTTTAAAGTTCGTGTTTTATCGGGTGCAGTCCGAGATACTGGCGGGACAGCTTCTTTTGTCCGCGTGCTTATTGAAACGGGAGATAAGCATGAACGATGGACAACAATGGGCGTCTCTCATAATATTATCGAAGCGAGTTGGCAGGCTGTCGTTGATTCCGTCAATTACAAACTTTTCAAAGATGACCTTCGGGACACCCTATAG
- the gap gene encoding type I glyceraldehyde-3-phosphate dehydrogenase: protein MATKIGLNGFGRIGRYLARLIANEADLELVAVNARASNEDLAHLLKYDSVHGSFLDVEPTDDGFLMNGKAVTVTRKAPGEWIWGELGCDIVVESTGKFTDRESCEKHLACGAKKVLISAPGKDADITVVVGVNDELLAPEHNIISNASCTTNCLAPVAKVINDQFGIKHGIMTTVHSYTMSQRILDGSHKDLRRARACAVNMVPTTTGAAKAVGLVIPELSGVLDGMAIRVPTPNVSLVDLVCELKQTTTVDEVNASLKAAANESMGYTTEPLVSVDFMGSTFGGVVDSSLTRIMGGTQLKLIVWYDNEAGFTNQLLRLTKQAARML, encoded by the coding sequence ATGGCTACTAAAATAGGCCTGAATGGTTTTGGTCGGATCGGAAGGTATCTCGCAAGATTAATTGCAAATGAAGCGGATTTGGAATTGGTTGCAGTCAACGCGCGGGCTTCCAATGAAGATTTAGCACATCTTTTGAAATATGATTCTGTCCATGGATCATTCCTGGATGTTGAACCAACCGATGATGGTTTTCTCATGAATGGGAAAGCGGTTACCGTGACTCGGAAGGCTCCTGGTGAATGGATCTGGGGAGAGTTGGGCTGTGATATTGTTGTAGAATCTACAGGTAAATTTACAGACCGAGAAAGTTGCGAAAAACATTTGGCATGTGGTGCCAAAAAGGTTTTGATCAGTGCACCTGGAAAAGATGCTGATATCACTGTTGTCGTTGGTGTCAACGATGAGCTTCTTGCTCCAGAACATAATATTATATCCAATGCATCCTGCACGACAAACTGCCTGGCTCCTGTGGCCAAAGTCATCAATGACCAATTTGGCATCAAGCATGGAATTATGACAACGGTCCATTCCTACACCATGAGTCAACGTATTCTGGATGGCTCACACAAAGATTTGCGCCGCGCACGTGCTTGTGCGGTCAATATGGTTCCGACCACGACCGGTGCGGCCAAAGCAGTGGGGTTGGTTATTCCAGAGCTTAGTGGTGTGCTTGACGGCATGGCAATTCGGGTTCCTACGCCAAATGTCTCCTTGGTGGATCTTGTTTGCGAGTTGAAGCAAACGACGACAGTTGATGAAGTTAATGCTTCTCTCAAAGCCGCTGCCAATGAATCCATGGGCTATACTACTGAACCTCTGGTTTCGGTCGACTTTATGGGGTCGACTTTTGGTGGTGTTGTTGATAGCTCGCTGACTCGCATAATGGGTGGAACGCAATTGAAGCTTATTGTCTGGTATGATAATGAAGCAGGCTTTACCAACCAACTGCTGCGTTTGACAAAACAGGCAGCCAGAATGCTTTAA
- the surE gene encoding 5'/3'-nucleotidase SurE, which produces MYILLANDDGIQAVGLRALYFALVEAGHDVRVVAPVTEQSAVGHAVTLSMPIKVKDFRENGFVGQGVYGTPVDCVKLGLSTLLDQKPDLVLSGINAGANVGVDILYSGTVSAATEGALMEIPSMAVSMDNYNPVDLTNQAQYCAALLPQIPWNSLPAKCVLNLNFPDCPIEEAKELVLCAHTRASYEDAYETRRDPRGHLYYWLCGAIPPKRISEDRDRALLTKKHITLTPLHFDFTDRKTMDLLNKKLI; this is translated from the coding sequence ATGTATATACTTCTTGCTAATGATGATGGAATTCAAGCGGTTGGACTTCGCGCCCTGTATTTTGCTCTTGTTGAAGCAGGGCATGATGTTCGTGTTGTCGCTCCTGTCACAGAACAATCTGCGGTTGGACATGCGGTGACTCTTTCGATGCCTATCAAAGTGAAGGATTTTCGGGAGAATGGATTTGTAGGCCAAGGGGTCTATGGAACTCCTGTTGATTGTGTTAAGTTAGGTCTAAGTACCTTATTGGATCAAAAGCCAGATTTGGTTTTGTCTGGCATTAATGCCGGTGCTAATGTTGGCGTCGACATACTCTACTCTGGAACAGTCTCAGCCGCCACTGAAGGAGCGCTTATGGAAATTCCCTCCATGGCGGTATCCATGGATAATTACAATCCTGTGGATTTGACAAATCAGGCCCAATACTGTGCTGCATTGCTGCCCCAAATTCCATGGAATTCATTGCCCGCAAAATGTGTTTTGAACCTCAACTTCCCGGATTGTCCCATAGAAGAGGCCAAAGAACTCGTTTTGTGTGCGCACACTCGCGCGTCATACGAAGACGCTTATGAAACAAGAAGGGACCCGCGCGGCCATTTGTATTATTGGTTATGCGGAGCCATTCCTCCGAAAAGAATCAGCGAAGATAGGGATAGGGCGTTATTAACAAAAAAACATATAACTCTTACTCCATTGCATTTTGATTTTACCGATAGGAAAACAATGGATCTTCTTAATAAAAAGCTTATATAA
- a CDS encoding 3'-5' exoribonuclease YhaM family protein: protein MTQKSQYIQDLSAGMPVNDLFLLSAASMAQSRNGPYWSLTFQDATGKIDGKIWSPKSQEYPTLEPGQMALVRGFIESYRDKNQLKVDHMELIDVNSTLIDYSDFLPTSSIPPEELMEAIEDLVIEHIQYTPLKSLCRKVLNNEEIRQKMLIAPGAKSVHHAYIGGLLEHTLQVAKACMALCTVYPDLDRQILLVGAIFHDLGKAWELSGGMVNDYTDEGRLLGHIQIGQDKLEPFLKRAKGLDEKIKLHLKHLITSHHGEHDFGSPVRPKTPEAFVLHFADNMDAKLNIIEQAYGEMDKNGLEWSPYMRFLDRNIYKAPSTPDKSKKKHEKPENQCLLPLKV from the coding sequence GTGACCCAAAAGTCGCAATATATTCAAGACCTGTCGGCCGGAATGCCAGTCAATGATCTCTTTCTTCTCAGTGCGGCCAGTATGGCCCAGTCTAGAAATGGTCCATACTGGAGTCTGACTTTCCAAGATGCTACAGGTAAAATCGATGGCAAAATCTGGAGCCCTAAAAGTCAGGAATACCCTACTCTAGAACCTGGTCAAATGGCTCTCGTACGTGGCTTTATTGAAAGTTATCGAGATAAGAATCAACTTAAAGTAGACCACATGGAGTTGATCGACGTCAATTCGACTCTCATTGATTACTCTGATTTTCTGCCGACATCCAGTATTCCTCCAGAAGAGCTTATGGAAGCCATTGAAGATCTCGTTATCGAGCATATTCAATACACGCCACTCAAGTCATTGTGTCGTAAGGTTCTCAATAACGAAGAGATTCGTCAAAAAATGCTTATAGCCCCTGGGGCAAAGTCTGTTCACCATGCCTATATAGGTGGTCTCCTTGAACATACACTCCAAGTTGCCAAGGCATGTATGGCGTTGTGTACAGTCTATCCTGACCTTGATCGTCAAATACTCTTGGTGGGCGCTATTTTCCACGACTTAGGAAAAGCTTGGGAACTCTCAGGAGGAATGGTAAACGATTACACTGATGAAGGCAGGCTTCTCGGGCATATCCAAATTGGTCAGGATAAACTTGAACCTTTTCTAAAAAGAGCCAAAGGGCTTGATGAAAAAATCAAATTACACTTGAAGCATCTGATCACAAGCCACCATGGAGAACATGATTTTGGTTCTCCTGTTCGTCCCAAAACTCCGGAAGCCTTTGTTTTACATTTCGCAGACAATATGGATGCAAAGCTGAACATAATTGAGCAAGCTTATGGTGAGATGGATAAAAATGGACTGGAATGGTCACCTTATATGCGATTCCTTGACCGAAATATTTACAAAGCTCCATCAACCCCGGATAAATCGAAAAAGAAACACGAAAAGCCGGAGAACCAATGTTTATTACCTTTGAAGGTATAG